One Danio aesculapii chromosome 22, fDanAes4.1, whole genome shotgun sequence genomic window carries:
- the LOC130216641 gene encoding LOW QUALITY PROTEIN: C2 calcium-dependent domain-containing protein 4C (The sequence of the model RefSeq protein was modified relative to this genomic sequence to represent the inferred CDS: inserted 2 bases in 2 codons; deleted 1 base in 1 codon) has translation MWVLEKIRDSVETNVLRQGEAGEKGKAPVYSNVLTPDKIPDFFIPPSLXSCPPEPEASDVKPKESLKPSTSEQTISNKKISSPRSPRLVSKLAGDTKNLLRAANRHIIQIESADDVVAGDTNADPQSQSAMSLPYIPKTQTSYGFATLMESPHTRRKESLFHCDHTSPVTSPNTQRKSQSKSPNEGNHLNPPDFNTSHINPYRYFSXGESDTCSSAESSPFSSPLLSRSASLLKIFTHETQAKVAKGKRTFARHSSLSTDECSSAEPSPNVPRRSHCSSLQAGGALDHLHGGDRQQKEHTINMHKGGTVRLCADYDAGTARLRIRIIAAEDLYEPMFDIKSINCCVSLYLNPGKLQKQRSTIIKNSRNPVFNEDFFLFGDFGQVKNLALKIKVVNKGTSLKRDMLLGEREVPLCKLLSGF, from the exons ATGTGGGTTCTGGAGAAGATCCGGGACTCAGTCGAAACAAATGTGCTCCGACAAGGAGAGGCGGGTGAAAAAGGGAAGGCTCCTGTTTATAGCAACGTCCTCACACCAGATAAGATCCCAGATTTCTTCATCCCCCCAAGCT TAAGCTGCCCGCCAGAGCCCGAAGCTTCTGACGTTAAACCCAAAGAGAGTCTGAAACCCTCGACGTCTGAACAGACCATCAGCAACAAAAAGATCAGCAGCCCTCGTAGTCCTCGATTGGTCAGCAAGTTAGCAGGAGACACCAAGAACTTACTGAGGGCGGCGAACCGCCACATCATTCAAATTGAGAGCGCGGATGATGTTGTAGCAGGTGACACCAATGCCGACCCTCAATCCCAATCTGCCATGTCACTTCCTTACATTCCAAAAACTCAGACTTCTTATGGCTTTGCTACATTGATGGAGAGTCCCCATACACGGCGGAAAGAGTCCCTCTTTCACTGTGACCACACAAGCCCAGTAACATCACCCAACACACAACGCAAGTCCCAAAGCAAGAGCCCCAATGAAGGGAACCACCTCAACCCTCCGGACTTTAACACCTCACATATAAACCCCTACCGATACTTCA GGGGCGAGAGCGACACTTGTTCCTCAGCAGAGTCCTCTCCATTCAGTTCTCCGTTGCTCTCCCGATCCGCCTCTTTACTGAAGATCTTTACCCACGAAACTCAAGCCAAGGTCGCAAAAGGAAAGCGGACATTTGCCAGGCATAGTTCCTTGTCTACGGATGAGTGCAGCTCAGCAGAGCCAAGCCCTAATGTTCCAAGACGGAGTCACTGTTCGTCCTTGCAAGCCGGCGGAGCTCTGGACCATCTTCATGGCGGGGACCGCCAACAAAAGGAGCACACCATCAACATGCATAAAGGAGGCACGGTGCGACTTTGTGCAGACTACGACGCTGGAACGGCCCGCTTGCGAATCCGCATTATAGCAGCTGAGGACTTGTACGAACCCATGTTTGACATTAAGAGCATCAACTGTTGCGTGTCGCTCTACCTTAATCCAGGCAAGTTGCAGAAGCAGAGGAGCACGATAATCAAGAACAGCCGCAATCCCGTCTTCAACGAGGACTTCTTTTTG TTCGGTGACTTCGGTCAGGTTAAGAACCTTGCATTGAAGATCAAGGTTGTGAATAAAGGCACTAGCCTGAAAAGAGACATGCTGCTAGGTGAACGAGAGGTCCCTTTGTGTAAGCTCTTGTCTGGATTCTAG